A genome region from Mastacembelus armatus chromosome 8, fMasArm1.2, whole genome shotgun sequence includes the following:
- the LOC113140451 gene encoding cytochrome P450 2K1-like, with product MIMLEVLFQSSLFWVTVCLLVFLFLHSNFSSQKKRTDPPGPKPLALLGNLLHVDFKRLDSSLFDLSKKYGPVFTVHFGLKKVLVLAGYRTVKQALINHAKEFGDREVTPIFHDFSKEHGILFSNGDLWKEMRRFALTTLRNFGMGKKLSEGKIIEECHYLIEEFEKQEGKAFDNTKTIDYAVSNIISAIMFGKRFEYKDPAFQTMLKRNRESIHLTGSTSILIYNLFPWLGPCIKNWRRLMEFLEDYEVQVKGIIEDLKQTQNPELCRCFVDAFLTHKQNLEESGIKNLHYNDDNLLYSVMDLMLAGSETTGTTIQWCLLFMAKYPHIQDKVQEELDRVVGSRQVQVEDRRNLPYTDAVIHETQRMANIGPMAIPHKTNQDVMFQGYFIKKGTTVFPLLTSVLYDESEWKTPYTFNPSHFLDKEGRFIRSDVFMAFSAGRRMCIGESLARMELFLFITSLLQRFRFAPPPGVSEDELDVTPLVGFTLTPLPHKLCAVSRQ from the exons ATGATCATGTTGGAAGTTCTTTTCCAGTCCTCCCTATTTTGGGTCACCGTGTGCCTTCtcgtcttcctctttcttcactcCAACTTCAGCTCCCAAAAAAAGAGGACAGATCCTCCAGGACCCAAACCTCTTGCCCTGCTTGGTAACCTGCTTCATGTGGATTTCAAGAGACTCGACAGTTCGCTTTTTGAT CTGTCCAAGAAATATGGGCCAGTGTTCACAGTCCACTTTGGACTTAAGAAGGTGTTGGTCCTGGCAGGATACAGAACCGTCAAGCAGGCTCTGATCAACCATGCCAAAGAGTTTGGAGACAGAGAGGTCACACCCATTTTTCATGATTTCAGCAAAGAACAtg GCATATTATTTTCCAATGGTGACCTGTGGAAAGAAATGAGACGTTTTGCTCTAACGACACTGAGAAATTTTGGGATGGGCAAGAAGTTAAGTGAAGGGAAAATCATTGAGGAATGTCACTACCTGATTGAAgaatttgaaaaacaagaag gtAAAGCCTTCGACAACACCAAGACAATTGATTACGCAGTTTCAAACATAATATCAGCGATCATGTTTGGAAAGCGGTTTGAATACAAAGACCCTGCATTTCAAACTATGTTGAAAAGAAACCGTGAATCCATCCATCTGACTGGATCAACTTCCATCCTG ATCTACAACCTGTTTCCTTGGCTGGGCCCTTGTATTAAAAACTGGAGGCGTTTGATGGAGTTTTTGGAGGACTACGAAGTGCAAGTTAAAGGCATAATAGAGGATCTGAAGCAAACTCAGAACCCTGAGTTGTGCAGATGCTTTGTTGATGCGTTCCTGACCCATAAGCAAAATCTGGAG GAGTCTGGCATCAAGAATTTACACTACAATGATGACAACCTGCTCTACAGTGTGATGGATTTAATGTTGGCTGGATCTGAGACCACAGGAACTACAATTCAGTGGTGTCTACTTTTCATGGCCAAGTACCCTCATATTCAAG ATAAAGTTCAGGAGGAGCTGGACAGGGTAGTTGGAAGCCGTCAGGTCCAAGTAGAGGACAGGAGGAACCTCCCGTACACTGACGCTGTCATCCATGAGACACAGAGAATGGCCAACATTGGCCCCATGGCCATTCCGCACAAAACCAACCAAGATGTCATGTTCCAAGGATACTTCATCAAAAAA GGGACGACAGTGTTTCCTCTTCTCACTTCTGTACTGTATGATGAGAGCGAATGGAAGACCCCATACACTTTTAACCCTTCTCATTTCCTGGATAAAGAGGGCAGATTTATCAGGAGTGATGTCTTCATGGCCTTCTCTGCAG GTCGCAGGATGTGTATTGGAGAGAGTCTGGCCAGAATGgagctcttcctcttcatcacgtcCCTCCTCCAGCGCTTTCGTTTCGCTCCTCCACCTGGAGTTTCAGAGGATGAACTGGATGTGACACCACTTGTGGGTTTCACCCTCACTCCTTTACCTCACAAACTGTGTGCTGTTAGTCGCCAGTGA